One bacterium genomic window carries:
- the leuD gene encoding 3-isopropylmalate dehydratase small subunit, which yields MRKEPFVKLRGIVGRVDRINVDTDQIIPKQFLKLIGRTGFGKFLFYDWRYINGKELNPEFELNKAEFQGAQILIAGKNFGCGSSREHAPWALLDYGFRVIIAPSFADIFYNNCFKNGILPVVLPEEVVQSLMIKAGKGYQLEVDLEEQKITDSDGFEAKFEVDAFRRHCLLNGLDDISLTMQHEDAISAYEASHPSSA from the coding sequence ATACGAAAGGAACCATTTGTTAAGCTTAGAGGGATTGTGGGGCGGGTGGATCGGATTAACGTGGATACTGACCAGATTATCCCGAAGCAGTTTTTGAAGCTAATCGGGCGCACGGGGTTTGGGAAGTTTTTGTTTTATGATTGGCGATATATCAATGGCAAAGAGCTTAACCCTGAGTTTGAGCTTAATAAAGCTGAGTTTCAGGGGGCGCAGATACTGATAGCGGGGAAGAATTTCGGCTGCGGGTCATCCCGCGAACATGCTCCCTGGGCGCTTCTTGATTATGGGTTCCGAGTCATTATTGCGCCTTCGTTTGCCGACATCTTCTATAACAACTGCTTCAAAAATGGTATCTTGCCTGTCGTGCTGCCAGAAGAAGTTGTGCAAAGTTTGATGATCAAGGCAGGGAAGGGCTATCAGCTTGAAGTTGATTTGGAAGAACAAAAGATAACCGATAGCGATGGGTTTGAAGCTAAGTTCGAGGTTGATGCATTTAGGCGCCACTGCTTGCTTAATGGACTCGATGATATTAGTCTGACGATGCAGCATGAGGATGCGATTAGCGCCTATGAAGCAAGTCACCCTTCTAGCGCGTAA